Within Candidatus Methylomirabilota bacterium, the genomic segment CGGAGGCGCTCGACGGGGTTCATGTCGATGGGGTCTACGGTCAGCAGGTACGGCGCCAGCGCGGCGATCAGCACCATCGCCACCAGCAGCGCCGCGCCGGCCGCCATGGTCGGGTTCCGGCGAACCAGCCGCCACCCGGCGGCCGGCCGCGCCACCCGGTCGACCAGGGCCGGCGTCAGTAGCGGATCCGCGGGTCGAGCAGCAGGTAGCACAGGTCGACCACGAGGTTCACCAGGACGTAGACCGCCGACGAGAGCAGCGTCACCCCCTGGATGATGGAGTAGTCCCGCTGCAGCACCGCATCGACGGTGAGGCGCCCGAGCCCGGGCAACGCGAAGACGCTCTCCGTGATGACGACGCCGGAGATCAGGAGCGTGAGCCCCACCCCGATCGTGGTGACGATGGGGACCGACGCGTTCTTCAGGGCATGGCCGAAGAGGATCCGCCGCGATCCCTGGCCCTTGGCCTGCGCGGTGCGGATGTAGTCCGCCCCCAGCACCTCGAGCATGCTGGCGCGGGTGATCCGGGTGAGGAGCGCCATGTAGACCAGACCCAGGGTGAGGGTCGGGAGCACGAGGTGGCGGGCAAAGGCCCCGACGTCTTCCCGGTAGCTCACGTAGCCCTGCACCGGGAGCACGTCGAGCGTCACCGCGAACCCGTAGATCATCAGGAAGCCCAGCCAGAAGACCGGGATCGAGAAGCCGGCCACCGCGAAGACCATGACCGCCCGGTCGACCCAGGTCCCCGCCTTCCAGGCGGCCAGGATGCCGAGCGGCACCGCCAGCGTCACCGCCAGCGCCAGCGTGCTGAGCGTCAGCGCGACGGTGGGCTCCAGGCGCTGGGCGA encodes:
- a CDS encoding ABC transporter permease, which gives rise to MLTYVVRRILAVFPVMGVVVLFVFVLIRIAPGDPAAIIAGDYASPQAIETIRVALGLDQPLHVQLRVYVTNVLRGDLGRSLHSKLPVRTLIAQRLEPTVALTLSTLALAVTLAVPLGILAAWKAGTWVDRAVMVFAVAGFSIPVFWLGFLMIYGFAVTLDVLPVQGYVSYREDVGAFARHLVLPTLTLGLVYMALLTRITRASMLEVLGADYIRTAQAKGQGSRRILFGHALKNASVPIVTTIGVGLTLLISGVVITESVFALPGLGRLTVDAVLQRDYSIIQGVTLLSSAVYVLVNLVVDLCYLLLDPRIRY